A genome region from Meiothermus sp. includes the following:
- a CDS encoding multidrug efflux SMR transporter, with translation MAWVYLVIAGIFEVGFATSLKLSENFSNWPYTIGFFVCAAISFGLLVVAIKHIPLGTAYAVWTGIGAFGTVLVGILFFGDPATVGRIVFLVLLIGSIIGLKLVSPDERKPTQVKEAS, from the coding sequence GTGGCCTGGGTCTATCTGGTCATCGCTGGAATCTTTGAGGTGGGGTTCGCTACCAGCCTCAAGCTTTCGGAAAACTTTAGCAACTGGCCCTACACCATCGGCTTTTTCGTCTGCGCAGCCATCAGCTTTGGGCTGTTGGTAGTGGCTATCAAGCATATCCCCCTGGGCACTGCCTACGCTGTCTGGACGGGTATTGGGGCCTTTGGTACCGTGCTGGTGGGGATTCTCTTTTTTGGCGATCCCGCCACCGTGGGCCGCATCGTCTTTCTGGTGCTGCTGATTGGTTCGATTATCGGCCTCAAACTGGTCTCACCAGACGAAAGGAAACCTACACAGGTCAAGGAGGCTTCGTGA
- a CDS encoding multidrug efflux SMR transporter, giving the protein MNGWVLLLLAIVSEVIGSTGLKATQGFSKLGPSVVVVVGYASAFYFLSLALKTIPLNTAYAVWSGLGTALIAVLGWLVLKEPMNLPIALGIGLIIVGVVVLNLASRP; this is encoded by the coding sequence GTGAACGGCTGGGTATTGCTGCTGCTGGCAATTGTGTCGGAAGTGATCGGTTCGACCGGTCTCAAGGCCACGCAGGGCTTTAGTAAGCTTGGGCCCTCTGTAGTGGTAGTGGTGGGCTATGCCAGCGCCTTCTACTTTCTGAGCCTGGCGCTCAAAACCATTCCGCTCAACACCGCCTATGCGGTCTGGTCGGGGCTGGGCACCGCGCTAATTGCGGTATTGGGCTGGCTGGTGCTCAAGGAGCCCATGAACCTTCCGATTGCCCTGGGAATTGGGCTCATTATTGTGGGGGTGGTGGTTTTGAACCTGGCCTCGAGGCCCTGA
- a CDS encoding GAF domain-containing protein: MGSSDFLLRLDPRTLAGFLEATRDAILIASAERRLVYANRAAQDLLGYSLEELQAVDILDWIALPYRTRVVERIQHNRSALPGFFEIALVRKDGSWRYVRCSILYLEIEGQLYGAVIVHDLTSPQTLRRHEAPTTDANGRDTAQDMVEEVRLANKRLEAPTTDANGRDTAQDMVEEVRLANKRLEAPTTDANGRDTAQDMVEEVRLANKRLEALYQADEKLYASLELDQVLQALVDVCVDLLGADKSCILIWDETHQHLITRAQRGFASQFVQVMSEYAGRGLLAYAAQSGDTVVVQDTYQDERVDRHVTDPEGIRAFMHIPIRLDGEVFGVFSINNLLPHTLGPEEQRAFTSLARRAAVAIRNARLYAEAQGKAALEERQKLARNLHDSVSQAIYGIVLGVRTAKTQLARNPEQAPAALDFVLNLAEGAIAEMRALIFELRPESLKQEGLVAALSKQVAAARARHGLRLEASLCPEPALSLEAKEALYRVAQEALNNIAKHAKAHKAHLRLQQANGMVQLEICDDGVGFDSQREYSGHLGLVSMRERIERLGGRFEVVSSPGAGTTVRANLPLPGG; this comes from the coding sequence TTGGGCTCGAGTGACTTCCTGCTCAGGCTTGACCCCCGAACCCTGGCGGGGTTTTTGGAGGCCACCCGCGACGCGATTCTGATTGCCTCCGCTGAGCGCAGGCTGGTGTACGCCAACCGGGCAGCCCAGGACTTGCTGGGCTATAGCCTGGAGGAACTGCAAGCCGTGGACATCCTGGACTGGATTGCGCTGCCCTACCGCACACGGGTGGTTGAGCGCATCCAGCACAACCGCAGCGCCCTGCCCGGCTTCTTCGAGATAGCCCTGGTACGAAAGGACGGAAGCTGGCGGTATGTACGCTGCTCCATCTTGTATCTGGAGATTGAGGGCCAGTTGTACGGAGCGGTCATAGTCCACGACCTCACCTCACCCCAGACCCTGCGCCGCCACGAGGCGCCCACTACGGACGCGAACGGGCGGGATACGGCTCAGGACATGGTGGAGGAGGTGCGCCTCGCAAATAAGCGTCTCGAGGCGCCCACTACGGACGCGAACGGGCGGGATACGGCTCAGGACATGGTGGAGGAGGTGCGCCTCGCAAATAAGCGTCTCGAGGCGCCCACTACGGACGCGAACGGGCGGGATACGGCTCAGGACATGGTGGAGGAGGTGCGCCTCGCAAATAAGCGTCTCGAGGCCCTCTACCAGGCCGACGAAAAGCTCTATGCCTCCCTCGAGCTCGATCAGGTCTTGCAGGCGCTGGTAGATGTGTGCGTGGATCTGCTGGGGGCCGACAAAAGCTGCATCCTGATCTGGGATGAAACCCACCAGCACCTCATCACCCGCGCTCAGCGGGGGTTTGCCTCGCAGTTCGTACAGGTCATGAGCGAGTACGCCGGGCGGGGCCTGCTGGCCTACGCAGCCCAGAGCGGCGATACGGTGGTGGTACAGGACACCTACCAGGATGAACGCGTAGACCGCCACGTGACCGACCCCGAGGGCATTCGGGCCTTCATGCACATCCCCATACGCCTCGATGGCGAGGTGTTTGGGGTTTTTAGCATTAATAACTTGCTTCCCCACACCCTGGGCCCCGAGGAGCAGCGGGCTTTTACCTCGCTGGCCCGGCGGGCCGCCGTGGCCATTCGCAACGCCCGCCTCTACGCCGAGGCCCAGGGCAAGGCGGCTCTCGAGGAGCGCCAGAAACTGGCCCGCAACCTGCACGATTCGGTTTCTCAGGCCATCTACGGCATTGTGCTGGGGGTACGCACCGCCAAAACCCAACTGGCCCGCAACCCCGAACAGGCCCCCGCTGCGCTGGATTTCGTGTTGAACCTGGCCGAGGGGGCCATCGCCGAGATGCGGGCCCTGATCTTCGAGTTGCGCCCGGAGTCGCTTAAGCAAGAGGGATTGGTCGCAGCCCTGTCCAAGCAGGTCGCAGCGGCCAGGGCCCGTCATGGTCTTCGCCTCGAGGCCAGTCTATGCCCCGAACCCGCCCTGAGCCTGGAAGCCAAAGAAGCCCTCTACCGCGTGGCCCAGGAAGCCCTCAACAACATTGCCAAGCACGCCAAAGCCCACAAAGCGCACCTGCGCTTGCAGCAGGCAAACGGTATGGTACAGCTCGAGATTTGCGACGATGGGGTGGGGTTTGATAGCCAGCGCGAGTATTCGGGCCACCTGGGTCTGGTTTCCATGCGGGAGCGCATCGAGCGCCTGGGGGGTCGCTTTGAGGTTGTCAGCAGCCCCGGTGCCGGTACAACGGTGCGGGCAAACCTGCCTCTTCCGGGGGGTTGA
- a CDS encoding response regulator transcription factor, with translation MSHPGPKASLGVLLVDDHAVVRQGLRMFLATDEGLYVVGEAENGQEALEKVALLHPDVVLMDLLMPVMDGVRATREIKARFPEVEVIALTSVLEDQLVVEAMHAGATGYLLKDTHPEELVEAIHAAGRGEVRLHPEAAKRLAQEVRTAEMREALTPRETEILRLIAHGLSNKRIAQQLNLSELTVKTHVSNLLSKLGLSSRTQAALFAIREGLVGLE, from the coding sequence ATGAGCCATCCCGGCCCAAAGGCAAGCCTGGGGGTATTGCTGGTAGACGACCATGCGGTCGTGCGCCAGGGGTTGCGGATGTTTCTGGCCACCGATGAGGGGCTTTATGTGGTGGGTGAGGCCGAAAACGGGCAGGAGGCCCTGGAGAAGGTGGCCCTTTTGCACCCCGACGTGGTGTTGATGGACTTGCTGATGCCGGTGATGGATGGGGTTCGTGCGACCCGCGAGATTAAGGCGCGCTTTCCCGAAGTAGAGGTAATTGCTCTGACCAGCGTATTGGAAGACCAATTGGTGGTTGAAGCCATGCACGCCGGGGCAACGGGTTATTTGCTCAAGGATACCCACCCCGAAGAACTGGTGGAAGCTATCCATGCAGCGGGCCGGGGGGAGGTGCGGCTGCACCCCGAGGCCGCGAAGCGGCTGGCCCAGGAAGTGCGCACCGCCGAGATGCGCGAGGCCCTCACCCCCCGGGAGACTGAAATCCTGCGTTTGATTGCGCATGGGCTATCCAACAAGCGCATCGCCCAGCAGCTCAACCTGTCCGAGCTGACCGTCAAGACCCACGTTTCTAACCTGCTGTCCAAACTGGGGCTGTCTTCGCGCACCCAGGCGGCTTTGTTCGCTATTCGGGAGGGGCTGGTTGGGCTCGAGTGA
- a CDS encoding ATP-dependent 6-phosphofructokinase, protein MQNSTPNTQIPILGPARFQSPLQNQRDVFVEDGSRVLLASMLDELQNPPATFELAGPRRQIFFNPTEIACGIVTCGGLCPGLNDVIRSVVMTLSYSYGVRRIYGFRYGYAGLAASQGIEPLLLTPEMVQDIHDDGGTLLGSSRGPQEPADMIERLQQLGVQVLFAVGGDGTLRGASALVQELQKRNLAISVIGIPKTIDNDIEWIERSFGVATAVEEATRALEAAHAEARGAYNGIGLVKLMGRYSGFITAHATLANADVNFCLVPEVPFSLAGFLAALEERLLTRHHAVIALAEGAGQDLIEGEVATDASGNVKLKDIGLFLKEAMARYFDQKGLEATIKYIDPSYIIRSVPANAVDSEYCLALGQHAVHAGMSGRTDMMVGYWNQHFTHVPISMATQKRKQIDPQSELWQQVLGATGQPRGM, encoded by the coding sequence GTGCAAAACAGTACTCCCAACACCCAAATTCCCATCCTGGGCCCGGCCCGCTTTCAGAGCCCTCTGCAAAACCAGCGGGATGTATTTGTGGAGGACGGTAGCCGGGTGTTGCTGGCTTCCATGCTGGATGAGCTGCAAAATCCACCCGCTACCTTTGAGCTAGCGGGCCCCCGCCGCCAGATTTTTTTCAACCCTACCGAAATTGCCTGCGGAATCGTGACCTGTGGCGGGCTCTGCCCGGGCCTGAACGACGTGATTCGTTCGGTAGTGATGACCCTCAGCTACAGCTATGGGGTGAGGCGCATCTATGGGTTCCGCTATGGCTACGCCGGGCTGGCTGCCAGCCAGGGCATCGAGCCCCTGCTCCTGACCCCCGAGATGGTGCAGGACATCCACGACGACGGCGGCACCCTGCTGGGCTCCTCGAGGGGCCCCCAGGAACCCGCCGATATGATCGAGCGCTTGCAGCAACTGGGGGTACAAGTTCTGTTTGCAGTAGGCGGTGACGGTACCCTGCGCGGGGCCTCGGCCCTGGTTCAGGAGCTACAGAAGCGGAACCTGGCGATTAGCGTGATTGGCATCCCCAAAACCATTGACAACGACATCGAATGGATCGAACGCAGCTTTGGCGTGGCTACCGCGGTCGAGGAGGCCACCAGGGCGCTGGAAGCTGCCCACGCCGAGGCCCGTGGGGCCTACAACGGCATCGGGCTGGTCAAGCTGATGGGCCGCTACAGCGGCTTCATCACCGCCCACGCTACCTTAGCCAACGCCGATGTGAATTTCTGCCTGGTGCCCGAGGTGCCTTTTAGCCTGGCGGGTTTTCTGGCCGCTCTAGAAGAGCGCCTTCTGACCCGCCACCATGCGGTTATCGCCCTGGCCGAAGGCGCCGGCCAGGACTTGATCGAAGGAGAAGTAGCTACAGACGCCTCGGGCAACGTCAAGCTCAAGGACATCGGGCTTTTCCTCAAGGAGGCCATGGCTCGCTATTTCGACCAGAAAGGCCTGGAAGCCACCATCAAATACATTGACCCCAGCTACATCATCCGGAGCGTACCAGCCAACGCAGTGGACTCGGAGTATTGTCTGGCCCTGGGGCAACATGCTGTCCATGCCGGCATGAGCGGGCGCACCGACATGATGGTAGGCTACTGGAACCAGCACTTCACCCATGTGCCTATTTCGATGGCTACGCAAAAACGCAAGCAGATTGACCCTCAGAGCGAACTCTGGCAGCAGGTTTTAGGAGCTACCGGGCAGCCCAGAGGGATGTGA